A genomic stretch from Frigoribacterium sp. PvP032 includes:
- a CDS encoding NAD-dependent succinate-semialdehyde dehydrogenase: MTDVSTVTRAARPDAAALPAFPSHVVALAAAGDDSDAAAASALDGVPTFPVRDPATGEVLAVVADQGPADALRALDRAVDAADEWAATPPRVRGELLRRAFDLLVERRESFALLMSLEMGKPLAEARGEVAYGGEFLRWFSEEAVRVQGRYGPVPEGTGTMIVTHRPVGPSYLVTPWNFPLAMATRKIAPALAAGCTVVVKPAELTPLTTIAFVELLREVGVPDGVVTVVTTTDAAGVTGPLLADPRLRKLSFTGSTAVGRVLIAQAAENVLRTSMELGGNAPFVVMADADLDAAVDGAMLAKFRNGGQACTAANRLLVHEEVAAEFTRLLAERVEALVVGPGTADGTTLGPLIDDRAVVTCERLVADAVARGARLVTGGSAVDGPGSFFAPTVLAGVPRDADLMHQEIFGPVAAVTTFRDEDDAVRLANDTPYGLVAYLFTTDLACGRRMLGRLRTGMLGVNTGLVSNAAAPFGGVGHSGLGREGGSEGIHEYLDTTYALQPDG; the protein is encoded by the coding sequence ATGACCGACGTGTCCACGGTCACGCGGGCGGCGCGGCCTGACGCCGCAGCGCTGCCTGCGTTCCCCTCTCACGTCGTGGCGCTCGCCGCCGCAGGAGACGACAGCGACGCCGCCGCGGCGTCGGCCCTCGACGGCGTCCCGACCTTCCCTGTGCGCGACCCGGCCACGGGCGAGGTCCTCGCGGTCGTCGCCGACCAGGGCCCCGCGGACGCGCTCCGGGCCCTCGACCGCGCGGTCGACGCCGCCGACGAGTGGGCGGCCACGCCTCCCCGCGTCCGCGGCGAGCTGCTGCGCCGGGCCTTCGACCTGCTCGTCGAGCGACGCGAGTCGTTCGCCCTGCTCATGTCGCTCGAGATGGGCAAGCCGCTCGCCGAGGCGCGGGGCGAGGTCGCCTACGGGGGCGAGTTCCTCCGCTGGTTCTCCGAGGAGGCGGTGCGCGTCCAGGGCCGGTACGGTCCCGTCCCCGAGGGCACCGGCACCATGATCGTGACCCACCGGCCCGTGGGGCCGAGCTACCTCGTGACCCCGTGGAACTTCCCGCTGGCGATGGCCACCCGCAAGATCGCACCGGCGCTCGCGGCCGGCTGCACGGTGGTCGTCAAGCCCGCGGAGCTGACGCCGCTCACGACGATCGCGTTCGTCGAGCTGCTGCGCGAGGTCGGCGTCCCCGACGGCGTCGTCACCGTGGTCACGACGACCGACGCGGCCGGGGTGACCGGGCCCCTGCTCGCCGACCCGCGCCTCCGGAAGCTCTCGTTCACCGGCTCGACCGCCGTCGGCCGGGTGCTGATCGCGCAGGCGGCGGAGAACGTGCTGCGCACCTCGATGGAGCTCGGCGGCAACGCCCCCTTCGTCGTGATGGCCGACGCCGATCTCGACGCCGCCGTCGACGGGGCGATGCTGGCGAAGTTCCGCAACGGCGGGCAGGCCTGCACGGCGGCGAACCGCCTCCTGGTGCACGAGGAGGTGGCGGCCGAGTTCACGCGCCTGCTCGCCGAGCGCGTCGAGGCGCTCGTCGTCGGGCCCGGCACCGCCGACGGGACGACGCTCGGCCCGCTGATCGACGACCGTGCCGTCGTGACCTGCGAGCGGCTCGTCGCCGACGCCGTGGCCCGGGGCGCCCGCCTCGTCACCGGCGGCTCGGCGGTCGACGGCCCCGGCTCGTTCTTCGCCCCGACCGTGCTCGCCGGGGTGCCCCGCGACGCCGACCTGATGCACCAGGAGATCTTCGGCCCGGTCGCCGCCGTCACCACCTTCCGCGACGAGGACGACGCCGTCCGGCTCGCCAACGACACCCCCTACGGCCTCGTCGCCTACCTGTTCACGACCGACCTGGCCTGTGGACGACGCATGCTCGGACGCCTCCGCACCGGCATGCTGGGCGTCAACACCGGCTTGGTCTCGAACGCCGCGGCCCCGTTCGGCGGGGTCGGGCACTCCGGCCTCGGGCGCGAGGGCGGCAGCGAGGGCATCCACGAGTACCTCGACACCACCTACGCGCTGCAGCCCGACGGCTGA
- a CDS encoding NAD(P)/FAD-dependent oxidoreductase: protein MTDTTTCDVVVIGAGASGLTAAADLRAAGLDVIVLEARDRVGGRLRTETIDGAMLELGGQWVSPDQTALIATLGELGLETYSRWRDGESVYVSADGTASRFTGDIFPASEHTQAEIERLIVVMDELVAETDVAAPWEHPRAAELDHVSFSAWLEQQSDDAEARANIALFIADAMLTKPAHSFSLLQALQMASSAGSFSNLVDADFILDKRVVGGLQRVPLTLAEQLGDAVRLGQPVETLEWSADGVVASTPELRVAARWAVVAVPPNLYSRIEYLPALPALRQQWHQHVSLGLVIKVHAVYETPFWRDAGLSGTAFSPYQVVHEAYDNSNYDDPRGTLVGFVSDEKADRLLALPADERRTAILASLASYYGEQALEPVVYFESDWASDEWTGGAYATSFDLGGLSRWGHDQRVPVGPIRFSSSDIAAEGFQHVDGAIRVGHDVAAEILAERDAGVEHAEHTEHADTGAAVS, encoded by the coding sequence ATGACCGACACCACCACCTGCGACGTCGTCGTCATCGGCGCGGGGGCCAGCGGCCTGACCGCGGCCGCCGACCTGCGCGCGGCGGGCCTCGACGTGATCGTGCTCGAGGCCCGCGACCGCGTCGGCGGCCGGCTCCGCACCGAGACGATCGACGGGGCGATGCTCGAGCTCGGCGGCCAGTGGGTGTCGCCCGACCAGACGGCCCTGATCGCCACGCTCGGCGAGCTCGGCCTCGAGACCTACTCGCGCTGGCGTGACGGCGAGAGCGTCTACGTCTCGGCCGACGGCACGGCGTCGCGCTTCACCGGCGACATCTTCCCCGCGTCCGAGCACACGCAGGCCGAGATCGAGCGGCTCATCGTCGTGATGGACGAGCTCGTGGCCGAGACCGACGTGGCCGCCCCCTGGGAGCACCCGCGGGCCGCCGAGCTCGACCACGTCTCGTTCTCGGCCTGGCTCGAGCAGCAGAGCGACGACGCGGAGGCGCGGGCCAACATCGCGCTCTTCATCGCCGACGCGATGCTCACGAAGCCCGCCCACTCGTTCTCGCTCCTCCAGGCGCTGCAGATGGCGTCGAGCGCCGGCAGCTTCAGCAACCTCGTCGACGCCGACTTCATCCTCGACAAGCGCGTCGTGGGCGGCCTGCAGCGGGTGCCGCTGACGCTCGCGGAGCAGCTCGGCGACGCCGTGCGGCTCGGCCAGCCCGTCGAGACGCTCGAGTGGTCGGCCGACGGCGTCGTCGCGTCGACGCCCGAGCTGAGGGTCGCTGCCCGCTGGGCCGTGGTCGCCGTGCCGCCGAACCTCTACTCGCGGATCGAGTACCTCCCGGCGCTGCCCGCGCTCCGTCAGCAGTGGCACCAGCACGTCTCGCTCGGGCTCGTGATCAAGGTGCACGCCGTCTACGAGACGCCGTTCTGGCGCGACGCCGGCCTCTCCGGCACGGCCTTCAGCCCCTACCAGGTGGTGCACGAGGCGTACGACAACTCGAACTACGACGACCCGCGCGGCACCCTCGTGGGGTTCGTGAGCGACGAGAAGGCCGACCGCCTCCTCGCCCTGCCCGCCGACGAGCGGCGCACGGCGATCCTCGCGTCGCTCGCGTCGTACTACGGCGAGCAGGCGCTCGAGCCGGTCGTCTACTTCGAGAGCGACTGGGCCAGCGACGAGTGGACGGGCGGCGCTTACGCGACGAGCTTCGACCTCGGCGGCCTGTCGCGCTGGGGCCACGACCAGCGCGTGCCGGTGGGCCCGATCCGGTTCTCGTCGAGCGACATCGCCGCGGAGGGGTTCCAGCACGTCGACGGCGCCATCCGCGTCGGCCACGACGTCGCCGCCGAGATCCTCGCGGAGCGCGACGCCGGCGTCGAGCACGCCGAGCACACCGAGCACGCCGACACCGGAGCGGCCGTCTCGTGA
- a CDS encoding PucR family transcriptional regulator: MRPTVRALVRQAPLGLRLLDPTTRTDEPLSWVHSSDLVDPSPFVASSTMLLTTGSQFGADASQGDYDAWVGRVVGAGVVALGFGAGVHRPQTPVELVLAASAHGVPVVEVPWRTPFIAVARWAADQLAEEARERDRWTLRAQRAVSVAAIGDGGLGAVLRVLGEQLGGSVVLHGTEVSVGQEASVGSGVPLGSDAAVDRGPVEAEVARLVRRGARAGSTVTVPGAVVSLQTLGRRDGLRGVLAVRTPGELDTAARAVLTSVVALAEVTLERDVARLRGQRELWRQVWSLLVAGQVEVARAITRSVGVGIAAGPVVVALAAPPRDSPDRATEAVERLAAGRPDVFVALVDGRLAVLAGDGAVDLVALAAAHGLRIGVSDVTDLDHLAGAAAQAGRALAVATSSGSAAPQAAEEAVVTWASLAAGGLVAALWSEGAAELASARLGPVLALPDGDELLACCRRWLEHNGAWDPAARSLGLHRHSLRARVDKVEAALGLPLDGFAGRAELWALLQAAGAGAGAGGTVAGGDSGPR, from the coding sequence GTGCGCCCCACAGTCAGAGCCCTCGTCCGCCAGGCGCCCCTCGGCCTGCGCCTCCTCGACCCGACGACTCGCACCGACGAGCCGCTCTCGTGGGTGCACAGCTCGGACCTGGTCGACCCGTCGCCCTTCGTCGCCTCCTCGACCATGCTGCTGACGACCGGCAGCCAGTTCGGCGCCGACGCGTCGCAGGGCGACTACGACGCCTGGGTCGGCCGGGTCGTCGGCGCGGGCGTCGTCGCGCTCGGCTTCGGCGCCGGCGTGCACCGCCCTCAGACTCCCGTCGAGCTCGTGCTCGCCGCCTCCGCCCACGGGGTGCCCGTCGTCGAGGTGCCCTGGCGCACGCCCTTCATCGCCGTCGCCCGGTGGGCGGCCGACCAGCTGGCCGAGGAGGCGCGCGAACGGGACCGCTGGACGCTGCGGGCCCAGCGCGCGGTCTCGGTGGCGGCCATCGGCGACGGCGGGCTCGGCGCCGTGCTGCGGGTGCTCGGCGAGCAGCTCGGCGGGTCGGTCGTGCTGCACGGGACGGAGGTGTCGGTCGGGCAGGAGGCGTCGGTCGGGTCGGGCGTGCCGCTCGGCTCGGACGCGGCGGTCGATCGGGGGCCGGTCGAGGCCGAGGTGGCGCGGCTCGTCCGTCGCGGCGCTCGGGCGGGCAGCACGGTGACCGTGCCCGGCGCCGTCGTGTCCCTGCAGACCCTCGGACGGCGGGACGGGCTCCGCGGCGTCCTCGCGGTCCGCACCCCCGGCGAGCTCGACACGGCCGCCCGTGCCGTCCTCACCAGCGTGGTCGCCCTCGCCGAGGTCACCCTCGAGCGCGACGTCGCCCGGCTGCGTGGGCAGCGCGAGCTCTGGCGACAGGTGTGGTCGCTGCTGGTGGCCGGGCAGGTCGAGGTGGCACGGGCCATCACGCGGTCGGTCGGTGTCGGCATCGCGGCGGGACCGGTGGTCGTCGCCCTCGCCGCGCCTCCTCGTGACTCGCCCGACCGCGCGACCGAGGCGGTCGAGCGGCTCGCCGCGGGCCGGCCCGACGTCTTCGTCGCCCTCGTCGACGGGCGTCTCGCCGTGCTCGCCGGCGACGGCGCCGTCGACCTGGTGGCGCTCGCCGCAGCCCACGGCCTGCGGATCGGCGTCTCCGACGTCACCGACCTCGACCACCTCGCCGGCGCCGCCGCCCAGGCCGGGCGCGCGCTGGCCGTCGCGACCTCGTCAGGCTCCGCGGCGCCACAGGCAGCCGAGGAGGCGGTGGTCACCTGGGCGAGCCTCGCCGCCGGCGGCCTCGTGGCCGCGCTCTGGTCGGAGGGAGCCGCCGAGCTCGCGTCCGCCCGCCTCGGGCCCGTGCTCGCCCTGCCCGACGGCGACGAGCTGCTCGCCTGCTGCCGCCGGTGGCTCGAGCACAACGGAGCCTGGGACCCGGCCGCCCGGAGTCTCGGCCTGCACCGGCACAGCCTCCGCGCCAGGGTCGACAAGGTGGAGGCCGCGCTGGGGCTGCCGCTCGACGGCTTCGCCGGGCGGGCCGAGCTGTGGGCGCTGCTGCAGGCCGCGGGCGCAGGGGCGGGGGCGGGCGGGACCGTCGCAGGAGGCGACTCCGGACCTCGCTGA
- the gabT gene encoding 4-aminobutyrate--2-oxoglutarate transaminase, with protein MSSTTVTTPRGGPGLEQRRRLVTEVPGPRSRELMERKRGAVAAGVGVSLPVFTEAAGGGVLVDVDGNTLIDLGSGIAVTGVGNSAPGVVEAVVEQVQRFTHSCFMITAYDGYVEVCEALNRLTPGDHDKRSALFNTGAEAVENAVKIARSYTRKSAVVAFDHAYHGRTNLTMALTAKSMPYKSGFGPFAPEIYRAPLSYPYRDAGLDGPQAAARAISQIEKQVGAANLAAVVIEPIQGEGGFIVPAPGFLPAIVAWCRENDVVFIADEVQTGFARTGRMFASEHEGIVPDLVVTAKGIAGGLPLSAVTGRAEIMDAPHVGGLGGTYGGNPIACAAALAAIESFEHDGLIERAAAIGDLLLGRLHELQQGDPRIGDVRGRGAMIAIELVDPITGEPDAALTGRVAAACHAEGVIVLTCGTFGNVIRFLPPLAIDDALLHDGLDVVAAALGSA; from the coding sequence ATGTCGAGCACCACAGTCACCACCCCGCGCGGAGGCCCCGGCCTCGAGCAGCGTCGCCGTCTCGTCACCGAGGTGCCCGGCCCGCGCAGCCGCGAGCTGATGGAGCGCAAGCGCGGCGCGGTCGCCGCGGGCGTCGGCGTCTCGCTGCCCGTCTTCACGGAGGCGGCCGGCGGGGGCGTCCTCGTCGACGTCGACGGCAACACCCTGATCGACCTCGGCTCGGGCATCGCGGTGACGGGCGTAGGCAACTCGGCCCCCGGCGTGGTGGAGGCGGTCGTCGAGCAGGTCCAGCGCTTCACGCACTCCTGCTTCATGATCACGGCCTACGACGGCTACGTCGAGGTCTGCGAGGCGCTCAACCGGCTGACGCCCGGCGACCACGACAAGCGCTCGGCCCTGTTCAACACCGGCGCGGAGGCGGTCGAGAACGCCGTCAAGATCGCCCGCTCGTACACGCGCAAGTCGGCCGTCGTGGCCTTCGACCACGCCTACCACGGCCGCACCAACCTGACGATGGCGCTCACCGCCAAGTCGATGCCGTACAAGAGCGGCTTCGGGCCGTTCGCCCCCGAGATCTACCGAGCCCCGCTGTCGTACCCGTACCGGGACGCCGGGCTCGACGGGCCGCAGGCCGCGGCGCGCGCCATCTCGCAGATCGAGAAGCAGGTCGGCGCCGCGAACCTCGCCGCCGTCGTGATCGAGCCGATCCAGGGCGAGGGCGGCTTCATCGTGCCGGCGCCCGGGTTCCTTCCCGCCATCGTCGCCTGGTGCCGCGAGAACGACGTCGTGTTCATCGCCGACGAGGTGCAGACGGGCTTCGCCCGGACCGGCCGCATGTTCGCCAGCGAGCACGAGGGCATCGTGCCCGACCTCGTCGTCACCGCCAAGGGCATCGCGGGCGGCCTGCCGCTCTCGGCGGTCACCGGGCGGGCCGAGATCATGGACGCGCCCCACGTCGGCGGCCTCGGCGGCACCTACGGCGGCAACCCGATCGCCTGCGCCGCCGCGCTCGCCGCCATCGAGTCGTTCGAGCACGACGGGCTGATCGAGCGTGCGGCTGCCATCGGCGACCTGCTGCTCGGCCGCCTGCACGAGCTGCAGCAGGGCGACCCTCGCATCGGCGACGTCCGCGGCCGTGGCGCGATGATCGCGATCGAGCTCGTCGACCCGATCACCGGCGAGCCCGACGCCGCGCTCACCGGCCGGGTCGCCGCCGCCTGCCACGCCGAGGGCGTCATCGTGCTCACCTGCGGCACCTTCGGCAACGTGATCCGGTTCCTCCCGCCGCTCGCCATCGACGACGCGCTGCTGCACGACGGCCTCGACGTCGTCGCGGCCGCGCTCGGGTCCGCCTGA
- a CDS encoding aminobutyraldehyde dehydrogenase, whose protein sequence is MATLQNFVDGRSVDAHGTATIDVVSPVTEQVVAVSPVSDAADVDAAVQAAARAFPGWSRSTPSVRQAALLALADALDAHSDELVEAQHRDTGQPKAIIAAEEVAVGADQVRFFAGAARRLDGIASGEYLDGLTSSVRREPIGVVAQVTPWNYPLMMAIWKIAPALAAGNTIVLKPSDTTPESTLVLASLTKGVLPDGVFNVVLGDASTGQALVEHPVPGLVAITGSVRAGVAVATSAADRVARVHLELGGKAPAVVFPDVDVDVVAPQIAEAAFFNAGQDCTAVTRVIVHESLHDDLVAALVRAAEATTTGPDAGEGASYGPLNNARHFAAVQAVVDSLPAHATVATGGHRVGETGFHFAPTIVTGVRQDDDVVQAEVFGPVLTVQSFRTADEALELANGVPYALASSVWTDSHTTAERFARDLDFGCVWINTHIPLAAEMPHGGFKRSGYGKDLSAYGLEDYTRVKHVMSAHASPRASS, encoded by the coding sequence ATGGCGACCCTGCAGAACTTCGTCGACGGCCGCTCCGTCGACGCACACGGCACCGCGACGATCGACGTGGTCTCGCCGGTCACCGAGCAGGTCGTCGCGGTCTCGCCCGTGAGCGACGCGGCCGACGTCGACGCTGCGGTCCAGGCCGCGGCCAGGGCCTTCCCCGGCTGGAGCCGCAGCACGCCGTCCGTGCGCCAGGCCGCGCTGCTCGCGCTCGCCGACGCCCTCGACGCGCACAGCGACGAGCTGGTGGAGGCGCAGCACCGGGACACGGGGCAGCCGAAGGCGATCATCGCCGCGGAGGAGGTCGCCGTCGGCGCCGACCAGGTGCGCTTCTTCGCCGGCGCCGCCCGTCGGCTCGACGGCATCGCCTCGGGGGAGTACCTCGACGGGCTCACCTCGTCGGTGCGGCGCGAGCCGATCGGCGTCGTCGCGCAGGTCACGCCGTGGAACTACCCGCTGATGATGGCGATCTGGAAGATCGCGCCTGCCCTCGCCGCCGGCAACACGATCGTGCTGAAGCCCAGCGACACGACGCCCGAGTCGACCCTCGTGCTCGCCTCGCTGACGAAGGGCGTCCTGCCCGACGGCGTGTTCAACGTCGTCCTCGGCGACGCGAGCACCGGCCAGGCCCTCGTCGAGCACCCCGTGCCCGGGCTGGTCGCCATCACGGGCTCGGTGCGCGCCGGAGTCGCCGTCGCGACCTCGGCCGCCGACCGCGTGGCCCGGGTGCACCTCGAGCTCGGCGGCAAGGCGCCCGCCGTCGTGTTCCCCGACGTCGACGTCGACGTCGTGGCGCCGCAGATCGCGGAGGCGGCCTTCTTCAACGCGGGCCAGGACTGCACCGCGGTCACCCGCGTCATCGTGCACGAGTCGCTCCACGACGACCTGGTCGCCGCCCTGGTCCGTGCCGCGGAGGCGACGACGACCGGTCCCGACGCCGGGGAGGGCGCCTCCTACGGCCCCCTCAACAACGCGCGGCACTTCGCCGCCGTGCAGGCGGTCGTCGACTCCCTGCCCGCGCATGCGACCGTGGCGACCGGCGGGCACCGGGTCGGCGAGACCGGCTTCCACTTCGCGCCGACGATCGTCACGGGCGTGCGTCAGGACGACGACGTCGTACAGGCCGAGGTGTTCGGCCCGGTGCTCACCGTGCAGTCGTTCCGCACGGCGGACGAGGCGCTCGAGCTGGCCAACGGCGTCCCCTACGCCCTGGCCTCGAGCGTCTGGACCGACAGCCACACCACGGCAGAGCGCTTCGCCCGCGACCTCGACTTCGGCTGCGTCTGGATCAACACGCACATCCCGCTCGCCGCCGAGATGCCGCACGGCGGCTTCAAGCGCTCCGGCTACGGCAAGGACCTCAGCGCCTACGGCCTCGAGGACTACACCAGGGTCAAGCACGTCATGAGCGCGCACGCCTCGCCGCGCGCCTCGTCCTGA
- a CDS encoding ATP-dependent DNA helicase RecQ, with amino-acid sequence MTTSSSTASTATETDAPVAADATDVDAEALELLRALTGRDDAVFHDGQLEAIRALVADRRRALVVQRTGWGKSAVYFIATLLLRRRGGGPTLLVSPLLALMRDQVAAASRAGVRAVAVNSANAHEWSDVQQALAADEVDVLLVSPERLNNPRFRDEQLPVLVARLGMLVVDEAHCISDWGHDFRPDYRRLADLIRTLPTTVPVLATTATANERVVADVEEQLTAGPDDQVLTIRGSLARASLRLGVLTLPTSRDRLGWLLSHLDDLPGSGIIYTLTVSAADDTARLLHEAGHAVRSYSGRTDNEEREALEGQLKRNELKALVATSALGMGFDKPDLGFVVHLGAPSSPVAYYQQIGRAGRATDNADVLLLPGTEDAEIWQYFATASMPSEARASAVLAELGETPLSTPALEARVDVKRSPLELMLKVLDVDGAVSRVQGGWVSTGEPWVYDAERYGRIGEARVAEQQSMIAYEWATTCRMQMLQLDLDDPAAAPCGRCDICAGAWYPSEIGGEAAASASTSLDRVGVEIEPRAQWPTGADRAGVPAKGKIAEGERVETGRALARLTDLGWGTTLRQVFAAGAEDAPLTKALLDGVVRVLKEWPWAERPVGVVAMPSASRPQLVGSLAEAISTVGRLPLLGSLTPTRPSAGRGSGGGGNSVYRLADVWQAVEVGPELAAALAQVSGPVLLVDDLVDSRWTMTTAGRELRRAGASAVLPFSLGVVG; translated from the coding sequence ATGACGACGAGCAGCAGCACGGCCAGCACCGCGACCGAGACCGACGCCCCCGTCGCCGCTGACGCGACGGACGTCGACGCCGAGGCGCTCGAGCTGCTGCGGGCCCTGACGGGTCGTGACGACGCCGTGTTCCACGACGGCCAGCTCGAGGCGATCCGCGCCCTCGTCGCCGACCGTCGACGTGCCCTCGTCGTGCAGCGCACCGGCTGGGGCAAGTCGGCCGTGTACTTCATCGCGACCCTGCTGCTGCGGCGCAGGGGCGGCGGTCCGACACTGCTGGTCTCGCCGCTCCTCGCCCTGATGCGCGACCAGGTCGCCGCCGCGAGCCGCGCCGGCGTCCGGGCGGTCGCCGTCAACTCCGCGAACGCGCACGAGTGGTCCGACGTGCAGCAGGCCCTCGCCGCCGACGAGGTCGACGTGCTGCTGGTCTCGCCCGAGCGCCTCAACAACCCGCGGTTCCGTGACGAGCAGCTGCCGGTGCTGGTGGCCCGGCTCGGCATGCTCGTCGTCGACGAGGCGCACTGCATCAGCGACTGGGGCCACGACTTCCGGCCCGACTACCGGCGGCTCGCCGACCTCATCCGCACCCTGCCGACGACGGTGCCCGTGCTGGCCACGACGGCGACCGCGAACGAGCGGGTCGTCGCCGACGTCGAGGAGCAGCTGACGGCGGGGCCGGACGACCAGGTGCTGACGATCCGCGGCTCGCTGGCCCGCGCCTCCCTGCGCCTCGGCGTGCTGACGCTGCCGACGTCGCGCGACCGGCTGGGCTGGCTGCTCAGCCACCTCGACGACCTGCCGGGCAGCGGCATCATCTACACGCTCACCGTCTCCGCGGCCGACGACACGGCCCGGCTGCTGCACGAGGCAGGGCACGCGGTGCGCTCGTACTCGGGCCGCACCGACAACGAAGAACGCGAGGCGCTCGAGGGCCAGCTCAAGCGGAACGAGCTCAAGGCGCTCGTCGCCACCAGCGCCCTCGGCATGGGCTTCGACAAGCCCGACCTCGGCTTCGTCGTGCACCTCGGGGCACCGTCGTCGCCCGTCGCCTACTACCAGCAGATCGGCCGTGCGGGGCGAGCGACCGACAACGCCGACGTGCTGCTGCTGCCCGGCACGGAGGACGCCGAGATCTGGCAGTACTTCGCCACCGCCTCCATGCCGTCCGAGGCGCGGGCCTCGGCTGTCCTGGCCGAGCTCGGCGAGACGCCGCTCTCGACGCCGGCGCTCGAGGCCAGGGTCGACGTGAAGCGCTCGCCGCTCGAGCTGATGCTCAAGGTGCTCGACGTCGACGGCGCCGTCTCGCGCGTGCAGGGCGGCTGGGTCAGCACCGGCGAGCCCTGGGTCTACGACGCCGAGCGCTACGGGCGCATCGGCGAGGCTCGGGTCGCCGAGCAGCAGTCGATGATCGCCTACGAGTGGGCGACGACCTGCCGCATGCAGATGCTCCAGCTCGACCTCGACGACCCCGCAGCGGCTCCGTGCGGCCGGTGCGACATCTGTGCCGGCGCCTGGTACCCGAGCGAGATCGGCGGCGAGGCCGCCGCGTCGGCCTCCACCTCGCTCGACCGGGTGGGAGTCGAGATCGAGCCGCGGGCCCAGTGGCCCACGGGCGCCGACCGGGCCGGCGTGCCTGCCAAGGGCAAGATCGCCGAGGGCGAGCGCGTCGAGACCGGCCGCGCCCTGGCCCGCCTCACCGACCTCGGCTGGGGCACGACGCTGCGGCAGGTCTTCGCGGCCGGCGCGGAGGACGCGCCGCTGACCAAGGCGCTGCTCGACGGCGTGGTCCGGGTGCTCAAGGAGTGGCCGTGGGCCGAGCGTCCCGTGGGCGTCGTGGCGATGCCGTCGGCGTCACGCCCCCAGCTCGTCGGCTCGCTCGCCGAGGCCATCAGCACCGTCGGGCGCCTGCCGCTGCTCGGGTCGCTGACGCCGACCCGCCCCTCGGCAGGGCGAGGCAGCGGAGGAGGCGGCAACAGCGTCTACCGGCTCGCCGACGTCTGGCAGGCGGTCGAGGTCGGGCCCGAGCTGGCGGCCGCGCTGGCGCAGGTGTCCGGGCCCGTGCTGCTCGTCGACGACCTGGTCGACAGCCGGTGGACGATGACGACCGCCGGGCGCGAGCTGCGCCGCGCGGGCGCGTCGGCCGTGCTGCCGTTCTCGCTGGGCGTCGTCGGCTGA